ATGCAAGGCCTAGTTCTTCGAATATTTGTACCGCCGTAGCTTCCGCATGACCTGTCCCCATATCGCTTAATGCCCGGGAAACCTCATAGTTTTTGAGGAGCTCCGCAAACATCTCTTTTTTATACTGAATATAAGCTTCCTCGTCGCTTGCATCATAATAGATAGCTTTGCGTTTATTGCCGCTTGTACCCGAAGTCCGATAGACATTCCAGTCTTGCGGAACGGTCCTTTCGTCACTCTCGTAATAGGGAAGCAATCTGTCCTGCGTGAGAAGCGGAACATCCTCCCAATTGAAGTCCTTATTATCCCCGGTCATCTCTTTATACCAAGGATACAGCTGTCTCACTTCCTCCCATTTGGCGCGTAGAGAAGGTAAATTCATAGAAATAGGCATGAAGCATCCTCCATTTCAGTCGATCATTCTACCATCCTATGCGCCCCAAAAGAGAATCGCCCCGCATAAAGCCCACTCGAAGCAGAAAAGGCAAGCATATCTTAACTTTGTAAGACTATCATGTCAGGAAGACGGAGGAAGATTGTGTCCCTATGAGAAAAAGAAGAGGCTTATATAACAAATGGGCCAAAACCATTGTTCTTAACCAAAAGGCTTCAATCCGTAGTCATGTTCCGCATACTCTCCTGTTTAGCGAAAGCTCTTTGAAAAGCATGCTGCGGCTCTATCAAATGGTCTATGTAAAACCAAACAGAGGGTCCCACGGCGTTGGAGTTATGCGAGTGGAGTACAGGAACGGCACCTATTCCTATCAGCTCGGAGCAAAAAGAAGAAGAAATCTGACCTGGGCCCAGCTTGTTGCTTCCTTAACGTACAAAATCCAGGGCGCCAAATACATTATTCAACGCGGCATCCATTTGTCCAGGTTCAAAAACCGGATCTACGACCTGCGGGTCGAGTTACAGCTGAACGAGTACGGGCGCTGGCAGATCACCGGCATGCTTGCCCGGGTTGCCCAGCAAGGCATGGCGGTAACCAATGGGGCGCAAGGCGCCGAAATCTACACCTTCAGTTCCGTTATAGCATCCCATGGCGGAGCCGAGCTTGTTCGCAGGGTGACTTCTCAGCTAAACAGCTTGTGTATCGAAAGCGCGCATATGCTCAAGGCCAAGTATCCTTTCTTAAACGAGCTGGGCTTCGACATTGCGCTGGACCAGCAGCTGCATCCTTGGATTCTCGAAGTGAATACAACCCCTGAGGCCATCCCCTTCAAGAAGCTTCCGACGCGGACGATGTATAATCGCATTCTCCATTTGCGCAAGCTGAATGCCCGCAGAACTTAAGTTGTGAACAAGCCGGAAAAACCGGAAAATTGAACAAGCTTTTTGAATAACCTCTATAGTAGGTCAATGCTTACGAAGTAAGAATTGACGCCAAGAGCGTGCGCCAATTCTTTTAGGAGGGGTCAAAAGGATGTCCTTGGTTCAAATGGAGCAGATTACGAAGCATTACCGAATGGGCGGGCAGCGTTACACGGCTTTGCAGCATATTTCGCTGGAAGTGCAGGAAGGCGAGTTTGTTGCCATTCAAGGGCCGTCCGGCTCCGGTAAATCTACGCTCATGAATATCATGGGCTGCCTGGATACTGCCGACAGCGGCACTTACGTGCTGGAGGGCAGACGGGTATCGACAATGGGCGATAATCAACTGGCGGATGTGCGCAACAGGCGGATCGGGTTTATTTTTCAAAGCTATAATCTGATACCAACTTTGTCGGCCTACGACAATGTAGAGCTGCCGTTAATTTACCGGGGAGTTCCCGGCCATCAGAGAAAAAAAGCGGTGCTGGATACGCTCGAATCGGTTGGGCTGAGCGGACATCTGCATCACCGTCCGGCGGAATTGTCAGGGGGGCAGCAACAAAGGGTCGCAATAGCGAGAGCGCTTGCAACAAATCCTTCGATACTGCTCGCGGATGAACCTACAGGCGCGCTCGATTCACATACGGGAAAAGAAATCATGGCGCTCTTAGCCAAGCTGCATGCCGAAGGCCGCACGATTATCCTAATCACCCATGATCAGGCGGTAGCTTCGTGTGCAGACCGAATCTTATATATTAGAGACGGAGCTATCGCTTAAACCTTAAGCCTCATTGCTTTCCGGCTGTATGCGGAGGGTTATGGGGCTTATTGGCGTATGGGAGCGGCGAAATTGACTTCTTGCGCTGGACAAGTTACTTTTAGGGAAGGAAAAATAGCAAGTCTAAGCAAGAGAGGGTTATGTATAATGTCACTTACGCATGCAACTTTTGCCGGAGGATGCTTCTGGTGTATGGTTACGCCGTTTGAGGAGCTTCCAGGCATTCACGGAATTGTATCCGGTTATATGGGCGGCCATTTGGCCAATCCGACTTATGAAGAGGTAAAAAAAGGGACAACCGGTCATCTCGAGGTCGTCCAGATTACGTTCGACCCGGCGGTATTCCCTTATGAACGCTTGCTTGAGCTGTTCTGGCCCCAGATTGATCCAACCGATGATGAAGGACAGTTCCAAGATCGCGGGAGCCAGTACCGCACCGCTATCTTCTATTATAATGAGGAGCAGAAGGAACTCGCCCTTGCTTCCAAACAGGAACTGGCGTTGTCCGAGCGCTTCGACAAGCCGATTGCGACGGAGATCCGGGAGGCGGAAACCTTCTATCCGGCAGAGGATTATCATCAGGATTACCACAAGAAGAATCCGAAGCATTACAAGGAAGACCGCGCCCAGTCCGGACGCGACGAGTTTATTGAGCAGAACTGGAAATAATTCCGTCTATCGCAAAAACAAACCCGCTTGGCCTGCCGTTATTGCTAATACGGTAAACCAAGCGGGTTTTCTTTTTTTATCAAAGCCTTACGATAGTCCGGCCGCGCACTTGTCCTTGCAGAATGAGAGCAAGCTCCTCCGGAAGCTGCTCCAACTGGATTTCTTTTACGATCGTGTTGCTTAGCATCGTTGGTTTCAAGTCTGTTGCGAGCCGTTCCCATACCCGTCTGCGGAGCTCCATCGGACATTCCACCGAATCAATGCCAAGCCAGTTCACCCCTCTAAGAATAAAAGGATAAACGGAGGTTTCGACTTCAACGCCGCCGGTTAATCCGCTTGTGGCAACGGATCCGCCGTATTGGAGCGTGCTCAGCAGGTAGGAAAGTGTTTTTCCCCCAACGGGATCAACCGCTGCCGCCCAGAGCGGTCGCCGGATCGGTTTGCGTTCCGATTCCGTCAGCTCATCCCGGTGAATGACATGCTTGGCGCCAAGCTCCTTCAAGTAAGCCTCTTCGCTGAGTCTTCCTGTGCTTGCCGTTACCTCGTAACCGCGTTTGGCAAGTATGTTGACGGCGACACTTCCTACCCCGCCGCTTGCACCCGCGACAACGACCGGACCTTTCTCCGGTGTTAGACCGTTATCCTCAAGCCGCTGAACGGATAATGCCGCCGTAAAGCCCGCCGTTCCCAGGATCATGGCCTCGCGTTGCGTAAGTCCGCTTGGCAGCGGAACCACCCAGCTTGCGGGAACCCGCGCCAGCTCGCTGTATCCTCCATGATGCGTTACGCCAAGACCATAGCTCGTTACAATGACCTCATCCCCCGGCTTATAACGCGGATCGGTAGATTCGGCTACGGTACCGGATAAGTCAATACCCGGGATATGCGGATAGCTCTTTATCATTCGTCCCCAAATCCCAACCATTCCGTCTTTATAGTTCACGCTGGAGTAGGTAACTCGAACGGTTACTTCTCCTTCAGGCAGGTCGGCGATAGTCAAATTTTTAATCGCTAGCTTTGGTGCTTCTTCCCCATTGTTATCCGCTACTAAAGCACGGAAGTGATCCACTCTGCATCCACTCCTTCGGTTTCTTTTCTTCTATTGTAGCGGAAAGAGAGAGGCACATCCAAATTGAGTAGTTAGCTTTTTACAATCCCCAGCGCAAAGCCGTCGTAACCTTTGGCTCCAACCGTCTGGATAGCCGTTGCCGTAATCCGCGGATCCTCCGCAAGCAGCTCCATAAATTTACGTACGCCTTGAACGCGGGGATCCGTGCTATGCCTGTTTGTTACTTCTCCATCCCGAACGACATTGTCGCCAATGATAACCGTGCCGGGATGGGAAAAGCGCAGCGCCCATTGCAGATAATGGGGATTATTAGGTTTGTCGGCATCAATAAAAATGAGGTCAAAAGGCGCGGCCCCCTCCTCGTCCAGCTTTGCTAATTGCTCCAGCGCTTCTCCTATTCTTACCTCTACCTTTTGGCTAAGTCCTGCTAATCCGATATTTTGTCCGGCGACAGTCGCATGATGGGGATCAAGCTCTAGTGTGATTAGCTTTCCGTGCTCCGGCAGTGCTCTTGCCATCCAGATCGTGCTGTAGCCGCCTAACGTGCCAATCTCCAATATCCGTTCCGCGCCAATCATTTGAGCATAAAGGCTAAGCAGCTTCCCTTGATTAGGGGCCACATCGATGGCAGGCAGATCGGCCTGCTTGTTGTTCGCCAGTACCTGCTCCAGAATTGTATCCTGCTGAATGAGTTGCTCCGTCAGGTAGGCATCAACTTTTTCCCAAGTGTGCAATGTACTCATCATAATCACTTCTCCTCGCTTTGGGATGACCTTCTACTTCCATAGTAAGCGAGTTATAATGATAAGAATAGTATATGTTTTTCTTGGACTTATATATTTTATGTATAAATGGATTGGAGTGGCTAGTTGTGAATTTGCATGCCTTGCGTTTGTTTCATACCATTGCCGCTGCGGGGAGCGTAACCCGTGCTTCGGAGCTGCTGAACATTAGCCAACCTGCTATTACGGCTCAGATCAAGAAGTTTGAGAAAGAGCTGATGCTCACTCTCTTCAAGCCTCAAGGAAGAGGAATCGCTTTAACCGATGCAGGTGAGGAATTGGCCGTGCTGGCTAAACGACTATTTGCCGTGGAGCATCAAATCGAGCAATTTGCCATGAATTACAACAGCGGCACCATCGGAAGCATCCGGCTTGCCGCAACCTATTTGCCCGCCCACTTCCTTATCCCGGCTTGGATCGCCAAGTTCAAGCAGCAGTTCGAGCAGGTCGAGATGAATATCACGACAACTAATTCCAGCGGAGCCTTACAACAGCTGCTGGACGTCGAAGTCGATATCGCCATATTTGGCGGAATGGCCGAGAATTATCCGGACACGATTCATATTGAAGAACTGTTCCATGACGAACTATGGTTTGTTGTTGCGCCAGGCCACCGGTATGCCAATCAGCAGGTCACGCTGCCTGAGATGATGAAGGAGCCGTTTGTTATGCGCGAGGAAGGCAGCTCGACCCGGGAACGTCTGTTATCTTTATGCCGTACCTACAATTCAGCCATTCCGACCATCTCCCTGCAATTTAACGGACTGCACGAAGCGATCACAGCCGTAATCGCAGGCTACGGGGCAAACTTCGTCTCCTCCCTCGTGGTCCGCGAATACGTGGAACGCGGCGAGCTCGCCCGAGTCTATGTCGAAGGAATCGACCTCAAGAACACAATCGCCATCTGTACCCGCAAAAATGAGCCGCTCCCCGCCTCGGCGAAGAACCTGGTGCAGATGATCCGGCAAAATCCGTATGTGAGGTAGACCTCGCATACGGATTCACTTAATTAGGAGTAGCTTTTAACCTAAATTTGACGTGCCCTACTATCCCAGCTCATCTTCACTACAAGTCGGGTTTTTCCTCTTATTTCGCTCATCGCAACCTACTATCCCAGCTCCTCCACTCTGCAAGTCGGGTTTTTCCTCTTATTTCGCTCATCGCATCCTACTATCCCAGCCCATCTCCACTACAAGTCGGTTTTTTCCTCTTACTTAACTCCCCGCAACCTACTATCCCAGCTCCTCCACTCTGCAAGTCGGGTTTTTCCTCTTATTTCGCTCATCGCAACCTACTGTCCAGCTCTTTCTCGATCGTAAGTCGGTTTTTTCCTCTTATTTCGCTCATTGTAACGGGCTTTTTACCTGCTACTCGAACACTAGCAGCCAGCTGCCTCTCATCTTTCCCATGCAGCAGGCTTTTTACCTGCTACTCGAACACTAGCAGCCAGCTGCCTCTCATCTTTCCCATGCAGCAGGCTTTTTACCTGCTACTCGACCACTAGCAGCTAGCTGCCTCTCATCTTTCCGCATGCAGCAGACTTTTTGCCTGCTACTCGACCACTAGCAGCCAGCTGCCTCTCATCTTTCCGCATGCAGCAGGCTTTTTGCCTGCTACTCGAACACTAGCAGCCAGCTGCCTCTCCTCCTTCCGCATGCAGCAGGCTTTTTGCCTGCTACTCGACCACCAGCAGCCAGCTGTCTCTCCTCCTTCCGCATGCAGCAGGCTTTTTACCTGCTACTCGACCACTAGCAGCCAGCTGCCTCTCCTCCTTCCGCATGCAGCAGGCTTTTTGCCTGCTACTCGACCACTAGCAGCTAGCTGCCTCTCATCTTTCCGCATGCAGCAGGCTTTTTGCCTGCTACTCGACCACGGCTCACATTGAGAGTGACCTACTTTCCCCAGCGCCACCACAAAGATGCGAAAAAGCTGCCCCAATGGGACAGCTTTTTCGCTTTATTGCTTTTTCCTCATCTATAAGCCTAGCAGCTTGTAAATCACCTTCGCGCTTTCGGCGCGTGTGGTATTGCCTTGCGGATCGAATTTACCTTGGCCTTTGCCATTGAGGAAGCCTAGCTTAACGGCTGCATCAATGGACGCTTTCGCCCAGTCATGGATAGCGGCGGAATCGGTGAAGGTGCTGCCATCCGTGCTGCCATCCGCACTGCTCTCCAGTTTCTTGCCGCTTTTCACTTCGTATGCGCGCATGAGCATGACGGTCATCTCTTCGCGCATAATAACTGCGTTTGGAGCAAAGCTTGTAGCGGTACGCCCTTTGATGATGCCTGCTTCTGCCGCTGCCGCAACGCTATCGGCATACCAGCTGCTGGCTGCTACATCCGTGAAGCCCGTCGGCTTGGTCGCCTGCAGGTTCATTGCCCGAACAAGCAAGGCGGCAAATTCGGCACGGGTCACGCTGCGTTCCGGTTCAAACCGGTCTGCCGTTACTCCTGTTACAACATGCTTGGATGCCAGCTCCCTGATCATTTCCCAAGCCCAATGAGTCAATGGAACATCTCCAAATATCTTCGAGTATTCCAATGCCGCATACTTGGAGAAATGCTGAATATCTGCCGTTATTGTACCGTCTGCATTTAACGTTCCTCCGACATATTCCAGCTTACCGTCGTCTGCCACATAATAAATACCGGTCAGCTTCTTATCTGCCTTGCTGTCCAGCTTGAATGTCAGCTTCAGCGGTTCTTCGAACTTGCTTAATACCGCTGCTTCCTTGCCATTGCCATCCACTAACGCTAGGCGGAACTCAATAACGGCAGAAGCCGGGCTTAACTCCGAACCGTCAACCGCCGCAGCCTTTTTCAGCAAATCCCGCTCCGCCGCAGCATCCAGCGGCTTAAGCTGCAGGACAATATGAGAAGCAGCACTAGACACAGAGCCTCCCGCTTTCTTCATCAGCTCTTGCAGCATTGCGCTTGGGATGAGCAGTGTCAGATCTCCTTGCTTCAGTTCCAGCGGCTTGCCGCCCAACAGATCAGCAGCCCCGACCGGCAGGAGCACTTCCGCTTTCCCATCAACCGCAATTGTCACTTTGCTGTCTCCGGCTTGCTTAACCGCATCCTTCAACTGCTGTTCGGTCACCGTCACCGAAGAGCTGCCCGGCGTCACTCCGCCGCCGCTGCTGCCGTTTCCATTACCGTTGCCGTTTTCGCTATCGCCGCCGTCTCTCGTAATAACAAGGTCCATCGTTTTGGTCGCTTGCGAAGCGCGGCCTTTATCCGTGTACCAATCCTGTGCCAGCGTCTCGGCGCTTGGTTCAATGTGAAGCTTAAAACGGTTCTCGCCCCGTTGAAGCGGAATATTTTCCGCATACACGTTGCCGTAAGCATCCATTGCTCCGTCAGCCAGAGGCTGATCGTTGATCGTAAAGTCTACGCCATAAGGCACATTGGCACGCAGCGTAAACGACTCTTCCTTGGTATCGTACGAGATATCCTCGCCATACGAGATACGCGGCATCGTCAAGATCATCGGCATATCCACCCAGCGCAGGACGTAATCGTCGACAACCATCGTATTGCCGCCCTGGTTCTTAATCGTCAGCCTCATATTCGTATCCGTCGAGGAGTACGCATAATTCCCGGCATCCACATTATCATTCGCCAGGCGGGCATGCGAGGTAAATGCCTCCGTTGCCCAGGTACCGCGGGTATATTTGTATTGAATCGACTTGCCCGCCATCATTTTGAAGCTGTATTCGACCACATCGCGAGTGGTGGCGCCGCTTGGAACGGTCAGCTTGTTGCCTGCCGAATTCCAGCCGTTCAGATCGCCCGCCAAATAAATATCGTCCTTAACCGGCGTATAGCTTGGCAAATGAACGCGGAGCTTCACGTCCACCATAACAAGCTTTGGCGTCACCGATTGCTCGCCCGAGTAAGCCCGATTATACGCGCTGTCCACGGCAGCTACCTTGTACGTATAAGCTTTATCGTTGCTGACCGTAAAGTCTACATAGGACACCGCTGTTTTGACCGCCGCAGCAATCTTCACAAACCCCGAATTTGCCGTCTTGCGGAAAATCTCGTAATGATCCACTGTTGTTTCCTCGGAATCCTCCGTCCAGTTCAGCATTACGCGGTTGGATTCCACCGCAATCTCCGCAAGCACGGGAGCCTTCGGTGCTTCCGTATCCGAGCTGTCCGCCTGAACCAGCACCGCTGCCTCAGCCGATTCGGTATACGACTCGCCGTTATCCGTAAATATTTTGGCAAAATA
This region of Paenibacillus sp. JDR-2 genomic DNA includes:
- a CDS encoding O-methyltransferase, which encodes MSTLHTWEKVDAYLTEQLIQQDTILEQVLANNKQADLPAIDVAPNQGKLLSLYAQMIGAERILEIGTLGGYSTIWMARALPEHGKLITLELDPHHATVAGQNIGLAGLSQKVEVRIGEALEQLAKLDEEGAAPFDLIFIDADKPNNPHYLQWALRFSHPGTVIIGDNVVRDGEVTNRHSTDPRVQGVRKFMELLAEDPRITATAIQTVGAKGYDGFALGIVKS
- a CDS encoding ABC transporter ATP-binding protein, with amino-acid sequence MSLVQMEQITKHYRMGGQRYTALQHISLEVQEGEFVAIQGPSGSGKSTLMNIMGCLDTADSGTYVLEGRRVSTMGDNQLADVRNRRIGFIFQSYNLIPTLSAYDNVELPLIYRGVPGHQRKKAVLDTLESVGLSGHLHHRPAELSGGQQQRVAIARALATNPSILLADEPTGALDSHTGKEIMALLAKLHAEGRTIILITHDQAVASCADRILYIRDGAIA
- a CDS encoding NADPH:quinone oxidoreductase family protein — encoded protein: MDHFRALVADNNGEEAPKLAIKNLTIADLPEGEVTVRVTYSSVNYKDGMVGIWGRMIKSYPHIPGIDLSGTVAESTDPRYKPGDEVIVTSYGLGVTHHGGYSELARVPASWVVPLPSGLTQREAMILGTAGFTAALSVQRLEDNGLTPEKGPVVVAGASGGVGSVAVNILAKRGYEVTASTGRLSEEAYLKELGAKHVIHRDELTESERKPIRRPLWAAAVDPVGGKTLSYLLSTLQYGGSVATSGLTGGVEVETSVYPFILRGVNWLGIDSVECPMELRRRVWERLATDLKPTMLSNTIVKEIQLEQLPEELALILQGQVRGRTIVRL
- the msrA gene encoding peptide-methionine (S)-S-oxide reductase MsrA, whose amino-acid sequence is MSLTHATFAGGCFWCMVTPFEELPGIHGIVSGYMGGHLANPTYEEVKKGTTGHLEVVQITFDPAVFPYERLLELFWPQIDPTDDEGQFQDRGSQYRTAIFYYNEEQKELALASKQELALSERFDKPIATEIREAETFYPAEDYHQDYHKKNPKHYKEDRAQSGRDEFIEQNWK
- a CDS encoding LysR family transcriptional regulator, which encodes MNLHALRLFHTIAAAGSVTRASELLNISQPAITAQIKKFEKELMLTLFKPQGRGIALTDAGEELAVLAKRLFAVEHQIEQFAMNYNSGTIGSIRLAATYLPAHFLIPAWIAKFKQQFEQVEMNITTTNSSGALQQLLDVEVDIAIFGGMAENYPDTIHIEELFHDELWFVVAPGHRYANQQVTLPEMMKEPFVMREEGSSTRERLLSLCRTYNSAIPTISLQFNGLHEAITAVIAGYGANFVSSLVVREYVERGELARVYVEGIDLKNTIAICTRKNEPLPASAKNLVQMIRQNPYVR
- a CDS encoding YheC/YheD family protein, producing MRKRRGLYNKWAKTIVLNQKASIRSHVPHTLLFSESSLKSMLRLYQMVYVKPNRGSHGVGVMRVEYRNGTYSYQLGAKRRRNLTWAQLVASLTYKIQGAKYIIQRGIHLSRFKNRIYDLRVELQLNEYGRWQITGMLARVAQQGMAVTNGAQGAEIYTFSSVIASHGGAELVRRVTSQLNSLCIESAHMLKAKYPFLNELGFDIALDQQLHPWILEVNTTPEAIPFKKLPTRTMYNRILHLRKLNARRT